A DNA window from Clavibacter sepedonicus contains the following coding sequences:
- a CDS encoding CGNR zinc finger domain-containing protein, with the protein MDHDEELLLALLNSAPVVDGHRDDRLAGASGRGLARGWGGTGTAAEVERLRRTRDALHAVIRGGAPATPAVDELAAVVDGVVRTPRVTPDGVTWDLHVPADDRLPVDAVLAWSSVTARLPGRLRPCANAECELFLIDHSRPGTARWCSMATCGNRMKARAHAQRVRD; encoded by the coding sequence GTGGACCACGACGAGGAGCTGCTGCTGGCGCTGCTGAACAGCGCGCCCGTGGTCGACGGCCACCGGGACGACCGGCTCGCCGGGGCATCCGGCCGCGGGCTGGCCCGCGGTTGGGGCGGCACCGGCACCGCTGCCGAGGTCGAGCGCCTCCGCCGCACGCGCGACGCCCTGCACGCCGTGATCCGCGGCGGAGCGCCCGCGACACCGGCGGTCGACGAGCTCGCGGCCGTGGTCGACGGTGTCGTCCGCACGCCGCGCGTCACCCCCGACGGCGTCACCTGGGACCTGCACGTGCCCGCCGACGACCGCCTCCCGGTGGACGCCGTGCTCGCCTGGTCGAGCGTCACCGCCCGGCTGCCCGGCCGACTCCGCCCGTGCGCCAACGCCGAGTGCGAGCTCTTCCTCATCGACCACAGCCGCCCGGGCACGGCCCGCTGGTGCTCGATGGCGACCTGCGGCAACCGGATGAAGGCCCGCGCGCACGCGCAGCGGGTGCGCGACTGA
- a CDS encoding IS481 family transposase produces MTHANAPFTPAGRVRLARLIIEDGWPVRRAAERFQCSPATASRWARRYRAGLPMTDRSSRPHRQPTRTSQRRERRIIALRFTRRWGPHRISYHLRIPRSTVERVLRRYRMPLLTHLDSATGLPVRRSPARRYEHSSPGDLVHVDIKKLGRIPDGGGHRVLGRAAGRKNTPRTGRGYAFLHHAVDDHSRLAYSEILTDERKETAAAFWARANAFFTAAGITVIRVLTDNGSCYRSHAFTEALGSITHKRTRPYRPQTNGKVERFNRTLATEWAYAHPYRTDEARAATYPAWLHHYNHHRPHTGIGGLTPAERVHNLTGNYN; encoded by the coding sequence GTGACTCACGCTAACGCCCCGTTCACTCCCGCGGGCAGGGTTCGGCTTGCCCGGTTGATCATCGAGGACGGGTGGCCGGTCCGGCGTGCGGCGGAGAGGTTCCAGTGCTCGCCGGCGACGGCGTCGAGATGGGCTCGCCGGTATCGGGCCGGGTTGCCGATGACGGACCGCTCATCCCGCCCGCACCGGCAACCGACCCGCACGAGTCAGCGTCGGGAGCGGCGGATCATCGCGCTGAGATTCACTCGCCGGTGGGGCCCGCACCGCATCAGCTACCACCTGCGTATCCCCCGTTCCACGGTCGAGCGGGTCCTCCGTCGCTACCGGATGCCGTTGCTCACGCACCTGGATTCCGCGACGGGACTCCCCGTCCGACGCTCGCCCGCGCGACGTTACGAGCACTCCTCACCGGGAGATCTGGTCCACGTCGACATCAAGAAGCTCGGCCGCATCCCGGACGGCGGCGGGCACCGAGTCCTCGGCAGAGCGGCCGGCCGGAAGAACACTCCCCGGACCGGGCGGGGATACGCGTTCCTGCACCACGCCGTGGATGACCACTCCCGACTGGCGTACTCCGAGATCCTCACCGACGAGCGCAAGGAGACCGCTGCCGCGTTCTGGGCCCGCGCGAACGCGTTCTTCACCGCCGCGGGCATCACCGTGATCCGTGTCCTGACGGACAACGGCTCCTGCTACCGCTCCCACGCCTTCACCGAGGCGCTCGGATCGATCACGCACAAACGCACCCGCCCCTACCGGCCCCAGACCAACGGGAAGGTCGAGCGCTTCAACCGCACCCTCGCCACCGAGTGGGCCTACGCCCATCCCTATCGCACCGACGAGGCCCGCGCCGCGACCTACCCTGCCTGGCTGCATCACTACAACCACCACCGCCCCCACACCGGCATCGGCGGACTCACGCCCGCCGAACGCGTTCACAACCTCACTGGGAACTACAACTAG
- a CDS encoding MarR family winged helix-turn-helix transcriptional regulator has product MRTGRGGLVGETADAVRAWESLFRAQVSVMRRLTAEFPSRELSFNEYDVLFNISRQPEGRLRLRDLNQHVLLTQPSVSRLIDRLVARGLVVKCGDESDGRATIVRLTDVGDAAFRAVARVHMESIASTVGGALTPDELNTLRALTDKLRGSVAEA; this is encoded by the coding sequence ATGCGCACCGGACGAGGAGGCCTGGTGGGCGAGACAGCGGACGCCGTGCGGGCGTGGGAGTCCCTGTTCCGCGCGCAGGTCAGCGTCATGCGACGCCTCACCGCCGAGTTCCCCAGCCGTGAGCTCTCGTTCAACGAGTACGACGTGCTGTTCAACATCTCGCGCCAGCCCGAGGGGCGCCTCCGCCTGCGCGACCTCAACCAGCATGTGCTGCTGACCCAGCCCAGCGTGAGCCGGCTCATCGACCGGCTCGTGGCGCGGGGCCTCGTCGTCAAGTGCGGCGACGAGAGCGACGGCCGGGCCACCATCGTGCGGCTCACCGACGTCGGCGACGCGGCCTTCCGCGCGGTCGCGCGCGTGCACATGGAGTCCATCGCCTCGACCGTGGGCGGGGCGCTCACGCCGGACGAGCTGAACACGCTGCGCGCACTCACCGACAAGCTGCGCGGGAGCGTCGCCGAGGCCTAG
- a CDS encoding winged helix-turn-helix domain-containing protein, with protein sequence MSLATIDPARTSLRSAPAAPVLRAATPLAPPLRRPQAVPAPTTTSAAPARPARLRAVPEGTEARGFAIYVGLDELKASAAGTDLGTVVAALKRLAAELAPGVETHAAVALAPEGAGGRDIDVVRLALQDPAAVAQHREQPEDDDRVDGGVTVDLSRKRVVLDGETAPLTYKEFELLQYLVLREGRTIERSELISSLWSAADEDDVPNERTIDVHVRRLRSKLGRYEEIVRTVRGAGYRFDRHADVAVHHASTQSPDLF encoded by the coding sequence ATGTCGCTCGCGACCATCGACCCCGCCCGCACCTCCCTCCGATCCGCTCCCGCCGCTCCCGTGCTGCGCGCCGCGACGCCGCTCGCCCCGCCGCTCCGCCGCCCGCAGGCCGTCCCCGCACCGACCACAACGTCCGCCGCGCCCGCTCGTCCGGCCCGCCTGCGCGCCGTGCCCGAGGGCACCGAGGCTCGCGGCTTCGCCATCTACGTCGGCCTCGACGAGCTGAAGGCGTCCGCCGCCGGCACCGACCTCGGTACCGTCGTCGCCGCGCTCAAGCGCCTGGCCGCCGAGCTCGCCCCGGGCGTCGAGACGCACGCCGCCGTCGCCCTGGCCCCCGAGGGCGCCGGCGGCCGCGACATCGACGTGGTCCGGCTCGCGCTGCAGGATCCCGCGGCCGTCGCCCAGCACCGCGAGCAGCCCGAGGACGACGACCGCGTCGACGGCGGTGTGACGGTCGACCTCTCCCGCAAGCGCGTCGTGCTCGACGGCGAGACGGCCCCGCTCACCTACAAGGAGTTCGAACTCCTGCAGTACCTGGTGCTCCGCGAGGGACGCACCATCGAGCGATCGGAGCTCATCTCCTCGCTGTGGTCCGCCGCGGACGAGGACGACGTGCCGAACGAGCGCACCATCGACGTGCACGTCCGCCGGCTGCGCTCCAAGCTCGGCCGCTACGAGGAGATCGTCCGCACGGTGCGGGGCGCCGGCTACCGCTTCGACCGGCACGCGGACGTGGCCGTCCACCACGCCAGCACGCAGTCGCCCGACCTGTTCTGA
- the upp gene encoding uracil phosphoribosyltransferase: protein MRVHVADHPLITHKLTALRDRTTPSPVFRSLADELVTLLAYEATRDVRVETITVQTPVAPAEGLTLSDPKPLVVPILRAGLGMLDGLMRLMPSAEVGFLGMVRNEETLQPDIYAERLPTDLSNRQCFVVDPMLATGGSLIAAIEYLFDRGAVDVTCICLIAAPEGLKAVEEATAGREVTIVLGALDEKLDEVGYIIPGLGDAGDRLYGTAAH, encoded by the coding sequence ATGCGAGTCCACGTAGCCGACCACCCGCTCATCACGCACAAGCTGACGGCGCTGCGGGACCGCACCACCCCCTCCCCCGTGTTCCGCAGCCTGGCCGACGAGCTCGTCACGCTCCTCGCCTACGAGGCCACCCGCGACGTCCGCGTCGAGACCATCACGGTGCAGACGCCGGTCGCCCCCGCGGAGGGCCTCACCCTCAGCGACCCGAAGCCGCTCGTCGTCCCCATCCTCCGCGCCGGGCTCGGCATGCTCGACGGACTGATGCGCCTCATGCCGAGCGCCGAGGTCGGCTTCCTCGGCATGGTGCGCAACGAGGAGACGCTGCAGCCGGACATCTACGCCGAGCGCCTCCCCACCGACCTCTCCAACCGCCAGTGCTTCGTGGTGGATCCCATGCTCGCCACGGGCGGATCCCTCATCGCCGCCATCGAGTACCTCTTCGACCGCGGCGCCGTCGACGTCACCTGCATCTGCCTCATCGCCGCGCCCGAGGGCCTGAAGGCCGTCGAGGAGGCGACCGCGGGCCGCGAGGTCACGATCGTGCTGGGCGCGCTCGACGAGAAGCTCGACGAGGTCGGCTACATCATCCCGGGCCTCGGCGACGCGGGCGACCGCCTGTACGGCACCGCCGCGCACTGA
- the tadA gene encoding tRNA adenosine(34) deaminase TadA: MAVALDEARACAETGDVPVGAVVVDAAGVVIGRGRNLREARQDPTAHAEVEALRAAAEATGDRHLVGATLVVTLEPCVMCAGAILAARVPRVVFGAWDEKAGAAGSLYDVLRDRRLPHRAEVFAGVLAAECAAVLDDFFADRRADA; this comes from the coding sequence ATGGCCGTCGCGCTCGACGAGGCCCGGGCCTGCGCGGAGACCGGAGACGTGCCCGTGGGGGCGGTCGTGGTGGACGCGGCGGGGGTCGTCATCGGGCGCGGGCGCAACCTCCGCGAGGCCAGGCAGGATCCCACCGCGCACGCCGAGGTGGAGGCGCTGCGTGCTGCAGCCGAGGCGACCGGCGACCGGCACCTCGTGGGCGCGACGCTCGTGGTCACGCTCGAGCCGTGCGTGATGTGCGCGGGCGCGATACTCGCGGCCCGGGTGCCGCGCGTGGTGTTCGGCGCGTGGGACGAGAAGGCCGGCGCGGCCGGATCCCTGTACGACGTGCTGCGCGATCGCCGGCTGCCGCATCGCGCCGAGGTGTTCGCGGGTGTGCTCGCGGCCGAGTGCGCCGCTGTGCTCGACGACTTCTTCGCGGACCGTCGCGCCGACGCCTGA